The DNA segment CGGGCTTCCCTACGAAGGCCTGCGCCAGGCTCAAACGTTTCAGCATTCCTGATGAGTAGCCGTTTATCCTCTTGTCTATAAAGGGCATGACCTCAAACAGCTCCGCAACCCTCTCGACTTCTTCCTCACCGAACCCTTTGCTCTCAGCGAAGAGAGTCAGCCATTCCCTCCCGGTGACGAACTGCGGAAAAGCCGGCGGGTCGTAGGCAACGCCGAAGCGGGCCTTAAGTCTTCCATTGTTCCAGGGGACTTCACCGAAGACCCTTATCTCTCCGGCGCTTGGACGATAAACGCCGGTGGCGAGCTTTAGGAAGGTGCTCTTTCCGCCGCCGTTGGGGCCGAGGATTAGGGTGATTCCCTCAGGAATGTCCACGGTAACGCCGTCGAGCGCCTTGATGCTCCCGAAGTGTTTCTTCAGGTCTCTCGCCTCGATTATCACCTGCCCCACCTCCACACAATGAGTGCCAGGAGGATTGCAAAAGCGGAGCCGCTGATGTAGAGGGCGTTTTGGACAGGTTTGGTTGGGTAGTTTTTGATGAAACGGAAGGAGCAGGTGAGTTTGTCAGTGCCGTTGTTAATTATAAGGTAGTCTCCCTCCCTCGGCAGAACGAACTGATACCTGGCATGGCCGTAGACGGCGTGTTTGTCCACCTGTTCTCCGGTTATGACGTCATAGACCTCAATGACCCCGTTGCCGTTGCAGGAAGCCTCAACCAGTGAGCTGGTGGGGGTATGGGCTGTTACTGAGGTTATATCGGTCACATTACCCTGACGCTCCACCGGCTGGAGAAAAACCGGGCCGATTGAGCCGACCTGATTTTCATAGGAACTGTAAACCCAGAGCGAGCCGATGGTGAGCAGGAGCATTGCGGACAGCAGGGCACCCCAGAACCTCACACCACATCCCTCCTTCTGATGAGAACCCACGCGAGGGCAAAGAGCGCCAGCGGGACGAGAAGGCCCCAGCCGATGTAGTTAATTGTGAACGGCGTGAAATCAGTGCTCCCGCTCCTGGGTATGGCGTTGATGAAGAGCACCGGCGGGACGTTGGAAAGGCCGGTAACCCTGGGCGCGTATATCACCGCAAAGCCGATCATGAATGCTAAGAATGCGTTTGGAGATGCCAGCGAGACAAAGGTCGCAACCGCCACCATGTAAAGTACAAGGAAAACTACCAGAACCAGTGCATCGCTTAGGAAGTTTGAGGTTATCCGGGGGAGGTACTTCAAGATGCCCGCGTAAGTGGTCACGCTAACGTAGGCGAAGGGCAGCAGTATCATGGTGAATCCGTAGATTAAGAGCGAGAGAAGCTTGACCCCGAAGAGTTCACCGTTGGAGTAAGGAAGCGAGTAAATCGA comes from the Thermococcus thioreducens genome and includes:
- a CDS encoding ABC transporter ATP-binding protein, which gives rise to MIEARDLKKHFGSIKALDGVTVDIPEGITLILGPNGGGKSTFLKLATGVYRPSAGEIRVFGEVPWNNGRLKARFGVAYDPPAFPQFVTGREWLTLFAESKGFGEEEVERVAELFEVMPFIDKRINGYSSGMLKRLSLAQAFVGKPELIFLDEPLANIDFDSMERVIEIIEGMKKTNFVVISHIWEPLIPIVDWVVVIGNGKLVLSGKVEEVQEEVEKLFKPKVGRSKRRGSEDAPSLGQEGRQTPSGGEPLEVEAPAR
- a CDS encoding ABC transporter permease, encoding MERRCVIFRWEMNDVVKNVLLLFGILLVGMAMKQSIMGVNSSMGFVSGTEIELFGPLRAKGVASSIQILLSLDDVWTLMGFLVLLLGALTFRYDRDSGVARSIYSLPYSNGELFGVKLLSLLIYGFTMILLPFAYVSVTTYAGILKYLPRITSNFLSDALVLVVFLVLYMVAVATFVSLASPNAFLAFMIGFAVIYAPRVTGLSNVPPVLFINAIPRSGSTDFTPFTINYIGWGLLVPLALFALAWVLIRRRDVV